One segment of Manihot esculenta cultivar AM560-2 chromosome 4, M.esculenta_v8, whole genome shotgun sequence DNA contains the following:
- the LOC110613563 gene encoding uncharacterized protein LOC110613563 isoform X2 → MEMVNMDDPLDFESEDQLLSSPVINQKRKKVIGLDELLTDYFKEKSKVIERECKRAKAKKNYNSDEDDGGKEALLSRKINECRNQMREMSNDEEISTWGVQVFGDQKPPPPLVFPELGSCALLQSFMSNKLQTLIEPSIENGDNFLEGLLVNGWLSKLVSTCCHVEKLIAKWTFNLMLYSSKEELRTSACDFWWIILSPENKAEKLPIRIEWFPSYSDLQRALDTYGFLFTSSSHPKLSNMDSGGRGPPKNIRDWIKFTTACCLVRSKQPIFSASEAEELVKFLICLSLDRQLQGLQVLLNKCMQSAISYFTDKEWSTSCEKIARTLSCRIPMDLNCLRSVECISGVVTRSNNLRSAVSYQILLACFDHKVVTDEVDILNMLISINVKDKNCDFFKMYIYLVLTENWLLSNPSLELEPVIYEMWGVFLRNCSCQINGTDLRSYASKVRTKASYLLHGTTKK, encoded by the exons ATGGAGATGGTGAACATGGACGATCCTCTCGATTTCGAATCTGAAGACCAACTTCTCAGTTCCCCTGTTATTAATCAGAAAAG GAAGAAAGTGATTGGCTTGGATGAACTTTTGACTGATTACTTTAAGGAGAAAAGCAAAGTGATTGAGAGGGAGTGTAAACGAGCAAAGGCTAAGAAGAATTACAATTCTGATGAAGATGACGGCGGCAAAGAAGCTTTACTATCaagaaaaattaatgaatgCCGCAATCAG ATGAGAGAAATGAGTAATGATGAAGAGATATCCACATGGGGTGTGCAGGTTTTCGGAGATCAG AAACCCCCACCACCGCTTGTTTTTCCTGAGCTTGGAAGTTGCGCCTTGTTGCAGTCTTTTATGAGCAATAAACTCCAAACTTTGATTGAACCGAGTATAGAAAAtg GGGACAATTTTCTAGAAGGACTATTGGTAAATGGCTGGCTCTCAAAATTGGTTTCTACATGTTGTCATGTAGAAAAATTGATAGCTAAATGGACTTTTAACTTGA TGTTATATTCGTCAAAAGAAGAGTTAAGGACATCTGCATGTGACTTCTGGTGGATCATTCTTTCTCCTGAGAATAAG GCTGAGAAGCTGCCCATTAGAATTGAATGGTTCCCTAGCTACTCTGATCTTCAAAGAGCTCTTGATACTTATGGTTTTCTATTCACTTCTTCCTCACATCCAAAATTGTCAAATATGG ATTCTGGTGGTAGAGGACCACCTAAAAATATTAGAGACTGGATCAAATTTACTACTGCATGTTGTCTTGTGAG GAGTAAACAACCGATCTTTTCAGCTTCAGAAGCTGAAGAGTTGGTTAAATTCCTTATTTGTCTATCTTTAGATCGCCAACTTCAAGGTCTGCAGGTGCTTTTGAATAAATGTATGCAATCAGCTATCAGTTACTTCACAGACAAGGAATGGAGTACCAGCTGTGAGAAAATAGCAAGGACTCTTTCTTGCAG AATTCCCATGGATTTGAACTGCTTGCGATCTGTGGAGTGTATTTCAGGAGTAGTTACTCGTAGTAATAACCTCCGAAGTGCAGTTTCTTATCAGATTCTGCTTGCTTGTTTTGATCATAAGGTA GTCACTGATGAAGTAGATATCCTGAACATGCTCATATCAATTAATGTGAAAGACAAAAATTGTGATTTTTTCAAGATGTACATTTACCTGGTTTTGACCGAGAACTGGCTCTTGTCCAATCCATCATTGGAACTTGAGCCAGTCATCTATGAAATGTGGGGAGTTTTTCTGCGGAACTGTTCATGCCAAATCAACGGCACAGAT
- the LOC110613563 gene encoding uncharacterized protein LOC110613563 isoform X1 encodes MEMVNMDDPLDFESEDQLLSSPVINQKSRKKVIGLDELLTDYFKEKSKVIERECKRAKAKKNYNSDEDDGGKEALLSRKINECRNQMREMSNDEEISTWGVQVFGDQKPPPPLVFPELGSCALLQSFMSNKLQTLIEPSIENGDNFLEGLLVNGWLSKLVSTCCHVEKLIAKWTFNLMLYSSKEELRTSACDFWWIILSPENKAEKLPIRIEWFPSYSDLQRALDTYGFLFTSSSHPKLSNMDSGGRGPPKNIRDWIKFTTACCLVRSKQPIFSASEAEELVKFLICLSLDRQLQGLQVLLNKCMQSAISYFTDKEWSTSCEKIARTLSCRIPMDLNCLRSVECISGVVTRSNNLRSAVSYQILLACFDHKVTDEVDILNMLISINVKDKNCDFFKMYIYLVLTENWLLSNPSLELEPVIYEMWGVFLRNCSCQINGTDLRSYASKVRTKASYLLHGTTKK; translated from the exons ATGGAGATGGTGAACATGGACGATCCTCTCGATTTCGAATCTGAAGACCAACTTCTCAGTTCCCCTGTTATTAATCAGAAAAG CAGGAAGAAAGTGATTGGCTTGGATGAACTTTTGACTGATTACTTTAAGGAGAAAAGCAAAGTGATTGAGAGGGAGTGTAAACGAGCAAAGGCTAAGAAGAATTACAATTCTGATGAAGATGACGGCGGCAAAGAAGCTTTACTATCaagaaaaattaatgaatgCCGCAATCAG ATGAGAGAAATGAGTAATGATGAAGAGATATCCACATGGGGTGTGCAGGTTTTCGGAGATCAG AAACCCCCACCACCGCTTGTTTTTCCTGAGCTTGGAAGTTGCGCCTTGTTGCAGTCTTTTATGAGCAATAAACTCCAAACTTTGATTGAACCGAGTATAGAAAAtg GGGACAATTTTCTAGAAGGACTATTGGTAAATGGCTGGCTCTCAAAATTGGTTTCTACATGTTGTCATGTAGAAAAATTGATAGCTAAATGGACTTTTAACTTGA TGTTATATTCGTCAAAAGAAGAGTTAAGGACATCTGCATGTGACTTCTGGTGGATCATTCTTTCTCCTGAGAATAAG GCTGAGAAGCTGCCCATTAGAATTGAATGGTTCCCTAGCTACTCTGATCTTCAAAGAGCTCTTGATACTTATGGTTTTCTATTCACTTCTTCCTCACATCCAAAATTGTCAAATATGG ATTCTGGTGGTAGAGGACCACCTAAAAATATTAGAGACTGGATCAAATTTACTACTGCATGTTGTCTTGTGAG GAGTAAACAACCGATCTTTTCAGCTTCAGAAGCTGAAGAGTTGGTTAAATTCCTTATTTGTCTATCTTTAGATCGCCAACTTCAAGGTCTGCAGGTGCTTTTGAATAAATGTATGCAATCAGCTATCAGTTACTTCACAGACAAGGAATGGAGTACCAGCTGTGAGAAAATAGCAAGGACTCTTTCTTGCAG AATTCCCATGGATTTGAACTGCTTGCGATCTGTGGAGTGTATTTCAGGAGTAGTTACTCGTAGTAATAACCTCCGAAGTGCAGTTTCTTATCAGATTCTGCTTGCTTGTTTTGATCATAAG GTCACTGATGAAGTAGATATCCTGAACATGCTCATATCAATTAATGTGAAAGACAAAAATTGTGATTTTTTCAAGATGTACATTTACCTGGTTTTGACCGAGAACTGGCTCTTGTCCAATCCATCATTGGAACTTGAGCCAGTCATCTATGAAATGTGGGGAGTTTTTCTGCGGAACTGTTCATGCCAAATCAACGGCACAGAT
- the LOC110613563 gene encoding uncharacterized protein LOC110613563 isoform X3, protein MEMVNMDDPLDFESEDQLLSSPVINQKRKKVIGLDELLTDYFKEKSKVIERECKRAKAKKNYNSDEDDGGKEALLSRKINECRNQMREMSNDEEISTWGVQVFGDQKPPPPLVFPELGSCALLQSFMSNKLQTLIEPSIENGDNFLEGLLVNGWLSKLVSTCCHVEKLIAKWTFNLMLYSSKEELRTSACDFWWIILSPENKAEKLPIRIEWFPSYSDLQRALDTYGFLFTSSSHPKLSNMDSGGRGPPKNIRDWIKFTTACCLVRSKQPIFSASEAEELVKFLICLSLDRQLQGLQVLLNKCMQSAISYFTDKEWSTSCEKIARTLSCRIPMDLNCLRSVECISGVVTRSNNLRSAVSYQILLACFDHKVTDEVDILNMLISINVKDKNCDFFKMYIYLVLTENWLLSNPSLELEPVIYEMWGVFLRNCSCQINGTDLRSYASKVRTKASYLLHGTTKK, encoded by the exons ATGGAGATGGTGAACATGGACGATCCTCTCGATTTCGAATCTGAAGACCAACTTCTCAGTTCCCCTGTTATTAATCAGAAAAG GAAGAAAGTGATTGGCTTGGATGAACTTTTGACTGATTACTTTAAGGAGAAAAGCAAAGTGATTGAGAGGGAGTGTAAACGAGCAAAGGCTAAGAAGAATTACAATTCTGATGAAGATGACGGCGGCAAAGAAGCTTTACTATCaagaaaaattaatgaatgCCGCAATCAG ATGAGAGAAATGAGTAATGATGAAGAGATATCCACATGGGGTGTGCAGGTTTTCGGAGATCAG AAACCCCCACCACCGCTTGTTTTTCCTGAGCTTGGAAGTTGCGCCTTGTTGCAGTCTTTTATGAGCAATAAACTCCAAACTTTGATTGAACCGAGTATAGAAAAtg GGGACAATTTTCTAGAAGGACTATTGGTAAATGGCTGGCTCTCAAAATTGGTTTCTACATGTTGTCATGTAGAAAAATTGATAGCTAAATGGACTTTTAACTTGA TGTTATATTCGTCAAAAGAAGAGTTAAGGACATCTGCATGTGACTTCTGGTGGATCATTCTTTCTCCTGAGAATAAG GCTGAGAAGCTGCCCATTAGAATTGAATGGTTCCCTAGCTACTCTGATCTTCAAAGAGCTCTTGATACTTATGGTTTTCTATTCACTTCTTCCTCACATCCAAAATTGTCAAATATGG ATTCTGGTGGTAGAGGACCACCTAAAAATATTAGAGACTGGATCAAATTTACTACTGCATGTTGTCTTGTGAG GAGTAAACAACCGATCTTTTCAGCTTCAGAAGCTGAAGAGTTGGTTAAATTCCTTATTTGTCTATCTTTAGATCGCCAACTTCAAGGTCTGCAGGTGCTTTTGAATAAATGTATGCAATCAGCTATCAGTTACTTCACAGACAAGGAATGGAGTACCAGCTGTGAGAAAATAGCAAGGACTCTTTCTTGCAG AATTCCCATGGATTTGAACTGCTTGCGATCTGTGGAGTGTATTTCAGGAGTAGTTACTCGTAGTAATAACCTCCGAAGTGCAGTTTCTTATCAGATTCTGCTTGCTTGTTTTGATCATAAG GTCACTGATGAAGTAGATATCCTGAACATGCTCATATCAATTAATGTGAAAGACAAAAATTGTGATTTTTTCAAGATGTACATTTACCTGGTTTTGACCGAGAACTGGCTCTTGTCCAATCCATCATTGGAACTTGAGCCAGTCATCTATGAAATGTGGGGAGTTTTTCTGCGGAACTGTTCATGCCAAATCAACGGCACAGAT
- the LOC110613630 gene encoding LOW QUALITY PROTEIN: uncharacterized protein LOC110613630 (The sequence of the model RefSeq protein was modified relative to this genomic sequence to represent the inferred CDS: inserted 2 bases in 2 codons; deleted 2 bases in 2 codons; substituted 6 bases at 6 genomic stop codons) produces the protein MDEIQVISLILLAAIFCGLGASLTTVDNXGXIGEXLGYPTKTVNSFVSLVSICNYFGGVFAGFASSTMLVKYKTPRPLMMTXVLLLSCIGHLIIAFPFSNSVSVASLFIVGFXFGAXWPLLFAAISELCGLKDCSTLFNCGQLESPVGSYILNVQVTGILYDNEATRXLKAKGLDRXAVKELVCIGVECYRKPALFGAFVSLILVVRTRKFGSDDTYKKFRETRIELMNNDMLKRLI, from the exons ATGGACGAGATACAAGTCATATCACTAATCCTACTTGCTGCAATTTTTTGTGGGCTTGGTGCAAGCTTAACAACAGTGGACA TTGGTTAAATTGGTGAATGACTAGGATATCCAACAAAAACAGTGAATTCTTTTGTGTCTCTAGTGAGTATATGCAATTATTTTGGAGGGGTATTTGCTGGATTTGCCTCTTCAACCATGCTTGTAAAGTACAAAACTCCTAGACCATTGATGATGA TTGTCCTACTGTTATCATGCATAGGCCACCTTATCATTGCCTTTCCTTTCTCTAATTCAGTTTCTGTAGCCTCACTAT TCATTGTGGGATTCTGATTTGGTGCATAGTGGCCT TTGCTTTTTGCCGCAATTTCTGAGCTCTGTGGCCTCAAGGACTGCTCCACATTGTTCAATTGTGGCCAATTGGAAAGTCCTGTTGGGTCATATATACTGAATGTGCAGGTCACTGGAATTTTGTATGACAATGAGGCAACCAGATAGCTA AAAGCTAAGGGTTTAGATAGATGAGCAGTGAAGGAATTGGTTTGCATTGGTGTTGAATGTTACAGAAAGCCAGCTTTATTTGGAGCTTTTGTTTCACTGATATTGGTGGTCAGGACAAGAAAATTTGGCAGTGATGATACATACAAGAAATTCAGAGAGACAAGGATTGAGCTGATGAATAATGACATGCTAAAACGCCTCATTTAA